The following proteins come from a genomic window of Halorussus halophilus:
- a CDS encoding DUF5787 family protein, translating into MREFPFELALCAHLEATGDQLVARQIGGSVRAPSNRVLDVLTVSPGPEIEARTALTSETIPAAAIENDVGVGRARDPVKAFDCSPQHARRVTERAEEIGFFERADGGVRQVARYPENWFGTIRAIENKPDLDVPGDLQTQLRKDVSLGLVDEVVLATESYVTGAHLNRIPEEVGVWRFYPESGEREVIRGPEPLPIREAGIELLDSHTGRTDVSVVSAEEKARKRRRIAERAYGKGWRTYDFPGCEEATAVAREGSDGLPYCAWKDRLVNPANCGTDCPGHDPADPLEFDKEAARDGRTPWVADPDGKARRQSGLDKFW; encoded by the coding sequence GTGCGCGAATTTCCCTTCGAGTTGGCGTTGTGTGCCCACCTCGAAGCCACTGGAGACCAACTCGTCGCCAGACAAATCGGTGGGAGCGTCCGCGCGCCCTCGAATCGCGTGCTGGACGTACTCACGGTCTCTCCCGGCCCGGAAATCGAGGCCCGGACTGCCCTCACCAGCGAGACGATTCCCGCGGCGGCAATCGAGAACGACGTGGGCGTCGGGCGCGCCCGTGACCCCGTGAAGGCGTTCGATTGCTCGCCCCAGCACGCCCGCCGCGTCACCGAGCGCGCGGAGGAGATCGGGTTCTTCGAGCGTGCCGACGGCGGGGTCCGACAGGTCGCGCGGTACCCCGAGAACTGGTTCGGAACCATTCGAGCCATCGAGAACAAGCCAGACTTAGACGTGCCCGGCGACCTCCAAACGCAACTCCGTAAGGACGTGAGTCTCGGCTTAGTGGACGAAGTGGTCCTCGCTACGGAGAGCTACGTCACTGGTGCGCACCTCAATCGCATCCCCGAAGAGGTCGGCGTCTGGCGGTTCTATCCCGAATCTGGCGAGCGCGAAGTGATTCGAGGACCCGAGCCACTGCCGATCCGAGAAGCAGGCATCGAACTGCTCGACAGCCACACCGGCCGAACAGACGTATCGGTCGTCAGTGCCGAAGAGAAGGCCCGAAAGCGCCGTCGAATCGCCGAACGCGCCTACGGCAAAGGCTGGCGAACGTACGACTTTCCGGGCTGTGAAGAAGCGACCGCAGTCGCCCGCGAAGGGAGCGACGGCCTCCCATACTGCGCGTGGAAAGACCGACTCGTCAATCCCGCAAACTGCGGCACTGACTGTCCGGGGCACGACCCGGCCGACCCACTCGAATTCGACAAAGAAGCGGCCCGCGACGGCCGCACTCCGTGGGTCGCCGACCCCGACGGGAAGGCGAGGCGGCAATCGGGACTCGACAAGTTCTGGTAG
- a CDS encoding winged helix-turn-helix domain-containing protein gives MSGTTEPNAEVGEAEKAALQDCEDCVAPAEAFSVIANETRLSILEALWAAPERPVGFSDLRREVGMRDSAQFNYHLKQLTDHFVVQTDDGYDFRQAGKKVVRAILAGSFNEHPEMEPFEVEGSCAACEGDLRATYHEEKLAIDCTDCAKNHGHYPFPPGGLNDRTNAEIADAFNQRVRHLHCLAADGVCPECNGRMTTTIRPDTEEYLGLEVRVDHRCEQCHHQLYSAVGLSLLDQSDVVTFHRDHGIDLCTKPYWDLNWCVSDEGTTVLSEDPWKVQVDIPLDCETLTVVLDGELDVVKMERSGESLSGESVEMV, from the coding sequence ATGAGCGGAACGACTGAACCGAACGCCGAGGTGGGCGAGGCCGAGAAGGCCGCCTTGCAGGACTGCGAGGACTGCGTGGCCCCCGCCGAAGCGTTCTCGGTCATCGCCAACGAGACGCGCCTCTCCATCCTCGAAGCCCTCTGGGCCGCGCCCGAGCGACCGGTCGGGTTCTCGGACCTCCGGCGCGAGGTCGGGATGCGCGACAGCGCGCAGTTCAACTACCACCTCAAGCAACTGACCGACCACTTCGTCGTCCAGACCGACGACGGCTACGACTTCCGACAGGCGGGCAAGAAGGTCGTCCGCGCGATTCTGGCGGGGTCGTTCAACGAACATCCCGAGATGGAACCGTTCGAAGTCGAGGGAAGTTGCGCAGCCTGCGAGGGTGACCTGCGCGCGACGTACCACGAAGAAAAGCTCGCCATCGACTGCACGGACTGCGCGAAGAACCACGGCCACTACCCGTTCCCGCCCGGCGGCCTGAACGACCGCACGAACGCCGAGATTGCAGATGCCTTCAACCAGCGCGTGCGTCACCTCCACTGCCTGGCCGCCGACGGGGTCTGTCCGGAGTGCAACGGCCGAATGACGACGACGATTCGGCCCGACACGGAGGAGTATCTGGGACTGGAGGTCCGCGTGGACCACCGCTGTGAACAGTGCCATCATCAACTGTACTCCGCGGTCGGGTTGTCCTTGCTCGACCAGTCAGATGTCGTCACGTTCCACCGCGACCACGGCATCGACCTCTGCACGAAACCCTACTGGGACTTAAACTGGTGCGTGAGTGACGAGGGGACGACGGTGCTGTCGGAAGACCCGTGGAAAGTGCAGGTGGATATTCCGCTTGATTGCGAGACACTGACTGTGGTCTTGGATGGCGAGTTGGATGTGGTCAAGATGGAACGCTCTGGTGAGTCGTTGTCGGGTGAGAGTGTGGAGATGGTTTGA
- a CDS encoding putative quinol monooxygenase — protein sequence MIVVQTSIPIDPDRRAEALDEIAELAEQSRAEDGTLDYRATTDIENPNVVRFFEQYEDVAALEAHVETEHYEEWTEQLPKFVDGRMKTTQFRSDGDPKTVEFGVEDLD from the coding sequence GTGATAGTCGTCCAGACGAGCATTCCAATCGACCCGGACCGGCGCGCCGAAGCACTCGACGAAATTGCGGAGTTAGCGGAGCAATCACGAGCAGAAGACGGCACACTCGACTATCGAGCGACGACCGACATCGAGAACCCGAACGTCGTCCGGTTCTTCGAGCAGTACGAAGACGTGGCGGCACTGGAAGCACACGTCGAGACCGAACACTATGAGGAGTGGACCGAGCAACTCCCGAAATTCGTAGACGGGCGGATGAAGACTACTCAATTCCGCTCCGACGGCGACCCCAAAACCGTCGAATTCGGCGTCGAGGATTTGGACTGA
- a CDS encoding aldehyde ferredoxin oxidoreductase family protein, whose product MQYTPPDRLLRVDLTTRSVESEPVPESWRRRYLGGKGLGARYLYDELAPGIDPLRSENVLLFALGPLSGLTPGEQRYAAVTKSPLTGAFLDSYAGGAFPGALAGALGDHLVLLVEGKASAPVALHVQDGDAEIRPADDCWGRDAIEVEQHYDQPVACIGPAGEREVRYATIASDGGEHQAGRGGAGAVMGSKNLKAVVAHGESPDGLADLRESYERTFADTDTGRWQGASETVETVEFADEVGVLPTEGWQSGSFDGANEVGIEAVRAAAVARERDDEAIPGGFRVESESETSVPRGATAISLGSGLGIEDFDAVAALGAACDRLGLDVISAGNAVAWAIRASEEGRISRDLDFGDESETHKLLGETARRETELGDALADGVDAAAEQYGGSELVPTVKAMELPTYDPRGAPTMALAYATSDRGACHRRARPVVEEVFATESWSDERRAAAVAAEQDLRSLLWCLVADDFVGEVFEDFGAEWLSAVGLEYSPEELREVGERVWTLTRLFNVREGFDRSDDELPEKLTEPLEGGPKEGEALDSSEFEESLDSYYELRGWNEQGRPTRTLRERLGLPAVGVLGPSSS is encoded by the coding sequence ATGCAGTACACGCCACCGGACCGACTGCTCCGCGTGGACCTGACGACCCGGTCGGTCGAGAGCGAACCAGTTCCAGAATCGTGGCGGCGGCGCTACCTCGGCGGGAAGGGTCTCGGCGCGCGCTACCTCTACGACGAACTCGCGCCCGGCATCGACCCCCTCAGGTCCGAGAACGTCCTCCTGTTCGCGCTCGGCCCGCTCTCCGGACTGACGCCCGGCGAGCAACGTTACGCGGCGGTCACGAAGTCGCCGCTGACAGGGGCGTTCCTCGACTCCTACGCGGGCGGAGCGTTCCCCGGCGCGCTCGCTGGCGCGCTGGGCGACCACCTCGTGCTCTTGGTCGAGGGAAAAGCGAGCGCACCAGTTGCCCTGCACGTCCAAGACGGCGATGCCGAAATTCGCCCGGCAGACGACTGCTGGGGAAGAGACGCAATCGAAGTCGAACAACACTACGACCAACCAGTCGCCTGCATCGGTCCCGCAGGCGAGCGTGAAGTTCGCTACGCGACTATCGCCTCGGACGGCGGCGAGCATCAGGCAGGCCGCGGCGGCGCAGGGGCCGTGATGGGGTCGAAGAATCTGAAGGCGGTCGTCGCCCACGGCGAGTCGCCGGACGGGCTCGCCGACCTCCGTGAGTCCTACGAGCGAACGTTCGCCGACACCGATACCGGCCGCTGGCAGGGCGCGAGTGAGACGGTCGAGACCGTCGAGTTCGCAGACGAGGTCGGAGTTCTCCCCACGGAAGGCTGGCAGTCGGGGTCGTTCGACGGCGCGAACGAGGTCGGAATCGAAGCGGTTCGCGCGGCGGCAGTCGCCCGCGAACGCGACGACGAGGCGATTCCCGGCGGCTTTCGAGTCGAGAGCGAGTCCGAAACGTCGGTCCCCAGAGGTGCCACCGCTATCTCGCTCGGGTCGGGACTCGGCATCGAGGACTTCGACGCCGTGGCCGCGCTCGGCGCGGCCTGCGACCGTCTCGGCCTCGACGTAATCAGCGCCGGAAACGCCGTCGCGTGGGCGATTCGAGCCAGCGAGGAGGGCCGAATTTCGCGCGACCTCGACTTCGGCGACGAGTCGGAGACCCACAAATTGCTCGGCGAAACCGCACGACGAGAGACCGAACTTGGCGACGCGCTCGCAGACGGAGTGGACGCGGCCGCCGAGCAGTACGGCGGTAGCGAGTTGGTGCCCACGGTGAAGGCGATGGAACTGCCGACCTACGACCCGCGAGGCGCGCCGACGATGGCGCTGGCCTACGCAACCAGCGACAGAGGAGCGTGTCACCGGCGCGCCCGGCCGGTCGTGGAGGAAGTGTTCGCCACCGAGTCGTGGAGCGACGAGCGACGGGCGGCGGCCGTCGCGGCCGAGCAGGACCTGCGTTCGCTGCTCTGGTGTCTCGTCGCGGACGACTTCGTTGGCGAAGTGTTCGAAGACTTCGGCGCAGAGTGGCTCTCGGCGGTTGGCTTAGAGTACTCGCCTGAAGAACTGCGGGAAGTCGGCGAGCGCGTCTGGACGCTGACGCGCCTGTTCAACGTCCGCGAGGGCTTCGACAGGTCGGACGACGAACTGCCGGAGAAACTTACGGAGCCACTGGAAGGGGGCCCAAAGGAGGGGGAAGCACTCGATTCGTCCGAATTCGAGGAGTCGTTGGATTCGTACTACGAACTTCGAGGGTGGAACGAGCAAGGGCGGCCGACGCGGACGTTGCGAGAGCGATTGGGGCTTCCGGCGGTGGGGGTTCTGGGGCCTTCTTCTTCTTGA
- the fdhF gene encoding formate dehydrogenase subunit alpha codes for MSTDNSTEPPTRLPGVPDVEDPRPRTPLTEDFNTGTANDPAVGTDGEELTHLTVDGQSIAVPPGSTIIDAIEAAETEADVPALCYYDRPSDEAEDIGPRSECRTCMVETDEHGQVPACSFPAEDGLSVRTDDEDAAEARDVNLDLVLSNHNLRCTTCGQNGRCELQDTSIEHGVEEPRYGVFEDREAYEPIDDTSAVIQIDRNKCILCNRCVDACNDVQVEGVLRIEGHGEDTQIGFQNDADTFDDSTCVSCGHCATVCPTGSLVEKGLEDSATIPIPGFTQKNSIGKVRESDHAETTDDATAPNRTVPGVSADDSESEGDEALSGVARFMANAKQRASAVADDARTAADSTKDELLKQAEHASEEVASESLNIGQMFDVAGVVSDARLSEVNVAETTCQYCAVGCRFDVYGKDGEVMGVRPADAEATPANDFSTCVKGKFGYEFVNSDDRLTTPLIREDEQFREASWDEAIDLIHEKLSEIQTEHGNDSVAVTSSSKCTNEENFLNQKFARQVLQTPHVDNCARLCHSSTVAGLQQTVGYGAMTNRINEDIGETDCYLITGSNTTESHPVLATRIKQNVRDGADLIVFDPRKVGVAEHADQYVQTNPGEDIAWLNGMVRYIVENDLHDEEFIEERTKHFEQVKEKVEPFTPEKVEELAGVAPEDLKQAAETIATADTCIFGWAMGMTQHAHGTRNVIAITNLALVTGNLGKPRAGLSPFRGQNNVQGGGGDMGPAPHNLPGYQDPTDDEILDKFEDEWGVRPPDEIGLRLPEQYEAMDDGDIRGMFIMGENPVLSEPDIRGAEQSIQELDFLAVQDIFLTETAEFADVVLPAASAAEKRGTFTNTERRVQMVRPAVEPPGDARDDASILADLASRWGVDWEYDGAEDVMDEISRLVPLYSGISYDRLEANPEGIQWPCEDESDPGTPYLYEDEFNFEDGKARFVPADYAGPVEMPDEEYPLMLTSGRVLYHWHTGTMTRRIRALMDHVPESFVTIHPKMAEDLGIEDGEYVRVSSRRGDIVVKASVEEMSDPGVVFIPMHFMHGAVNELTQHELDPTSRIPEYKVTSVKIEPLGPDPDEEPLPVEPPTEDTDGHPGPAPMDT; via the coding sequence ATGAGTACAGACAACTCTACCGAACCCCCAACGCGACTGCCGGGCGTCCCCGACGTGGAGGACCCACGGCCGAGGACGCCGCTGACCGAAGATTTCAACACTGGGACCGCCAACGACCCAGCAGTCGGCACCGACGGCGAGGAGTTGACCCACCTCACGGTGGACGGCCAGTCGATTGCCGTGCCGCCCGGTTCGACCATCATCGACGCAATCGAAGCCGCCGAAACAGAAGCCGACGTGCCCGCGCTCTGTTACTACGACAGACCGAGCGACGAGGCAGAGGACATCGGCCCGCGCTCGGAGTGTCGCACCTGCATGGTCGAGACGGACGAACACGGGCAGGTTCCGGCCTGTAGTTTCCCCGCAGAAGACGGTCTGTCGGTTCGAACTGACGACGAGGACGCCGCAGAGGCCCGCGACGTAAATCTCGATTTGGTGCTGTCGAACCACAACCTGCGATGCACGACCTGCGGGCAGAACGGGCGCTGTGAACTACAGGACACTTCGATAGAGCATGGTGTCGAAGAACCCAGATACGGCGTCTTCGAGGACCGCGAGGCGTACGAACCGATAGACGACACCTCCGCGGTCATCCAAATCGACCGCAACAAGTGCATCCTCTGCAACCGGTGTGTGGACGCCTGCAACGACGTGCAGGTCGAAGGCGTCCTGCGAATAGAGGGGCACGGCGAAGACACCCAAATCGGCTTCCAGAACGACGCCGACACGTTCGACGATTCGACCTGCGTCTCCTGTGGCCACTGCGCGACGGTCTGCCCGACTGGCTCGCTAGTCGAGAAGGGTCTGGAAGACTCGGCGACGATTCCGATTCCGGGATTCACCCAGAAGAACTCGATTGGCAAAGTGAGAGAGAGCGACCACGCCGAGACGACGGACGACGCGACCGCGCCGAATCGGACCGTTCCGGGCGTTTCTGCCGACGACTCGGAGTCCGAGGGCGACGAAGCCCTCTCCGGCGTCGCACGATTCATGGCGAACGCGAAACAGCGAGCTAGTGCCGTCGCAGACGACGCGAGAACCGCGGCCGACAGCACCAAAGACGAACTGCTGAAACAGGCCGAACACGCCTCCGAGGAAGTCGCCTCCGAGTCGCTGAACATCGGCCAGATGTTCGACGTGGCGGGCGTCGTCAGCGACGCCCGCCTCTCGGAGGTGAACGTTGCCGAGACGACTTGCCAGTACTGCGCGGTCGGCTGTCGATTCGACGTGTACGGCAAGGACGGTGAAGTGATGGGGGTCAGACCAGCCGACGCGGAAGCGACTCCGGCAAACGACTTCTCGACCTGCGTGAAAGGGAAGTTCGGCTACGAGTTCGTCAACAGCGACGACAGGCTAACGACCCCGCTCATCCGAGAGGACGAGCAGTTCCGCGAGGCGAGTTGGGACGAAGCGATCGACCTGATTCACGAGAAACTGAGCGAGATTCAGACCGAACACGGGAACGACTCGGTGGCAGTCACGTCTTCCTCGAAGTGTACCAACGAGGAGAACTTCCTGAACCAGAAGTTCGCTCGCCAAGTCTTGCAGACCCCGCACGTGGACAACTGCGCGCGCCTCTGTCACTCATCGACCGTCGCGGGCCTCCAGCAGACGGTCGGCTACGGCGCGATGACGAACCGCATCAACGAGGACATCGGCGAGACCGATTGCTATCTCATCACGGGGTCGAACACGACGGAGAGCCACCCGGTCCTCGCAACGCGAATCAAGCAGAACGTACGCGACGGCGCGGACCTCATAGTCTTCGACCCCCGGAAAGTCGGGGTTGCCGAACACGCAGACCAGTACGTCCAGACGAATCCCGGCGAAGACATCGCGTGGCTCAACGGGATGGTGCGCTACATCGTCGAGAACGATCTCCACGACGAGGAGTTCATCGAGGAGCGAACGAAGCACTTCGAGCAAGTGAAAGAGAAGGTCGAACCCTTCACTCCCGAGAAAGTCGAGGAACTGGCTGGAGTCGCGCCCGAAGACCTCAAACAGGCCGCCGAGACCATCGCCACCGCCGACACCTGCATCTTCGGGTGGGCGATGGGCATGACTCAGCACGCCCACGGGACGCGGAACGTCATCGCCATCACGAACCTCGCGCTCGTCACTGGCAACCTCGGGAAGCCCAGAGCAGGCCTCTCGCCCTTCAGGGGCCAGAACAACGTGCAAGGCGGTGGCGGCGACATGGGTCCCGCACCGCACAACCTGCCCGGCTATCAGGACCCCACGGACGACGAGATTCTGGACAAGTTTGAGGACGAGTGGGGCGTCAGACCACCGGACGAAATCGGCCTCCGACTTCCCGAGCAGTACGAAGCGATGGACGACGGCGACATTCGCGGGATGTTCATCATGGGCGAGAATCCCGTCCTCTCCGAACCGGACATCCGCGGCGCGGAGCAGTCGATTCAGGAACTCGACTTCCTCGCCGTCCAAGACATCTTCCTCACCGAAACCGCCGAATTCGCCGATGTGGTGCTTCCGGCCGCCAGCGCCGCGGAAAAACGCGGCACCTTCACCAACACCGAGCGGCGCGTCCAGATGGTCCGACCCGCAGTCGAACCACCCGGAGACGCCCGCGACGACGCGAGCATCCTCGCGGACCTCGCCAGCCGCTGGGGCGTAGACTGGGAGTACGACGGCGCGGAGGACGTGATGGACGAAATCAGCCGACTCGTGCCACTCTACAGTGGCATCAGCTACGACCGTCTCGAAGCGAATCCCGAAGGAATCCAGTGGCCCTGCGAGGATGAATCGGACCCCGGCACGCCGTACCTCTACGAAGACGAATTCAACTTCGAGGACGGCAAGGCGCGGTTCGTCCCGGCCGACTACGCCGGGCCGGTCGAGATGCCCGACGAGGAGTATCCACTGATGCTGACCTCGGGGCGCGTCCTCTATCACTGGCACACGGGGACGATGACTCGCCGAATCCGGGCGCTGATGGACCACGTGCCCGAGAGTTTCGTGACGATTCACCCGAAGATGGCCGAGGACCTCGGCATCGAAGACGGTGAGTACGTCCGCGTCTCCTCGCGGCGCGGCGATATCGTGGTCAAGGCCAGCGTCGAAGAGATGTCGGACCCCGGCGTCGTCTTCATCCCGATGCACTTCATGCACGGCGCGGTCAACGAACTCACCCAGCACGAACTCGACCCGACGAGTCGGATTCCGGAGTACAAGGTGACGAGCGTGAAAATCGAACCGCTGGGTCCGGACCCCGACGAAGAACCACTGCCGGTCGAACCGCCGACGGAAGACACCGACGGCCACCCCGGCCCCGCGCCGATGGACACCTAG
- the mobA gene encoding molybdenum cofactor guanylyltransferase has translation MVAGVVLAGGRSTRFGESDKAVANLAGTPMIRRVADRLAGVVNELVVNCRADQREAIADALADYERPVRFAIDPEPDEGPMAGIRTGLRAVEAEYAVVVACDMPFLDSELVEYLFERAAGRGAAVPRPGEWFETTHAVYRAEPMADACDDALERGEGKIIEPLFELDYAVVGEEDLENFDAQSFENVNTREEFEAAAAQFE, from the coding sequence ATGGTTGCCGGAGTCGTCCTCGCAGGCGGTCGCTCGACGCGATTCGGCGAATCGGACAAGGCCGTCGCGAACCTCGCAGGCACGCCAATGATTCGCCGAGTCGCCGACCGACTCGCGGGCGTCGTGAACGAACTCGTCGTCAACTGCCGTGCCGACCAGCGCGAGGCAATCGCCGACGCGCTGGCGGACTACGAGCGCCCGGTCCGATTCGCCATCGACCCCGAACCCGACGAAGGGCCGATGGCCGGGATTCGGACGGGACTCCGCGCAGTGGAGGCCGAGTACGCCGTCGTCGTCGCCTGCGACATGCCGTTTCTGGATTCGGAACTGGTCGAGTACCTGTTCGAGCGTGCGGCAGGGAGAGGGGCGGCAGTTCCCCGTCCCGGCGAGTGGTTCGAGACGACCCATGCCGTCTATCGCGCCGAACCGATGGCCGACGCCTGCGACGACGCGCTGGAACGTGGCGAGGGCAAGATTATCGAACCGCTGTTCGAACTCGACTACGCCGTCGTCGGCGAGGAAGACCTAGAGAATTTCGACGCCCAGAGCTTCGAGAACGTCAACACGCGCGAAGAGTTCGAGGCCGCGGCGGCACAGTTCGAGTAA
- a CDS encoding translation initiation factor IF-2 subunit gamma produces MTGTHTQPEVNIGLVGHVDHGKTTLVQALSGEWTDQHSEEMKRGISIRLGYADATFRHCPDMDEPECYTVDETCPDGSESEVLRTVSFVDAPGHETLMATMLSGAAIMDGAVLVVSATDPVPQAQTEEHLMALDIIGIDNIVIAQNKIDLVDRDQAQRNYEQIQEFVEGTVAEDAPVVPISAQQEVNIDLLINAVEDEIPTPERDPNADARMYVARSFDINRPGTTWDGLMGGVLGGSLVEGKLTDGDELELRPGREVEEGGETRWESIETDVRSLQAGGDMVDEVTPGGLLGVGTGLDPSLTKGDALAGQLAGPPGTLPPTWRQFTMEVDLLERLVGVDDQDIDEISTGEPLMLTIGTATTVGSVTSARDGECEVALKRPVCAPEGSKIAINRRVGARWRLIGVGTLRE; encoded by the coding sequence TTGACAGGAACACACACCCAACCGGAGGTGAACATCGGACTGGTCGGCCACGTCGATCACGGCAAGACGACGTTGGTACAGGCACTCAGCGGCGAGTGGACCGACCAGCACTCCGAAGAGATGAAACGTGGCATCTCCATCCGCCTTGGGTACGCCGACGCCACGTTCCGGCACTGTCCCGATATGGACGAGCCGGAATGTTACACAGTGGACGAAACCTGCCCAGATGGCAGCGAGAGCGAGGTCCTCAGGACCGTCTCGTTCGTGGACGCCCCCGGACACGAGACGCTGATGGCGACGATGCTCTCAGGCGCGGCCATCATGGATGGTGCGGTCTTGGTCGTCTCGGCGACCGACCCCGTCCCACAGGCACAGACAGAAGAACACTTGATGGCGCTGGACATCATCGGCATCGACAACATCGTCATCGCGCAGAACAAGATCGACCTGGTAGACCGCGACCAGGCCCAGCGCAACTACGAACAGATTCAGGAGTTCGTCGAGGGCACCGTCGCCGAAGACGCGCCAGTCGTCCCCATCAGCGCACAGCAGGAGGTCAACATCGACCTCCTCATCAACGCTGTCGAAGACGAGATTCCGACGCCCGAACGCGACCCGAACGCGGACGCTCGGATGTACGTCGCCCGCAGTTTCGACATCAACCGTCCCGGTACGACGTGGGACGGTCTGATGGGCGGCGTCCTCGGCGGCAGTCTGGTCGAAGGGAAACTCACTGACGGCGACGAACTCGAACTGCGTCCCGGCCGCGAGGTCGAGGAAGGCGGCGAGACCCGTTGGGAATCCATCGAGACCGACGTGCGCTCGCTTCAAGCGGGTGGCGACATGGTAGACGAAGTGACGCCGGGCGGCCTGCTCGGCGTCGGGACCGGTCTCGACCCGAGCCTCACCAAAGGTGACGCGCTCGCTGGCCAACTCGCTGGCCCGCCGGGCACGCTCCCGCCGACGTGGCGGCAGTTCACCATGGAGGTAGACCTGCTCGAACGACTCGTCGGCGTGGACGACCAAGACATCGACGAGATTTCGACCGGCGAACCGCTGATGCTGACCATCGGCACCGCGACGACGGTCGGTTCGGTGACGAGCGCACGCGACGGCGAGTGCGAAGTCGCACTCAAGCGTCCCGTCTGCGCGCCCGAAGGGTCGAAGATAGCCATCAACCGCCGCGTCGGCGCACGCTGGCGGCTCATCGGCGTCGGCACCCTCCGGGAGTAG
- a CDS encoding NADH-ubiquinone oxidoreductase-F iron-sulfur binding region domain-containing protein has product MEDVPGVVSETTAVRVSDGASGVVFDAALEAASSVPVVTVGSPGISALEPLVLATHDGHTAFYADCTPEQARGVVEALEDGELPEGEDRGVEHDSETKTLPVPADGPLAVGERHVLERVGWVDPTSVADYESFAFERATGDAEAEISNLGLLGRGRGDGATDVPVAEAWQTARESEGDPVVVVNANEADERNQTDEILLEGAPADVLDGALAVAEFVGADDVVVYCNEEDVLAQRRLQETIQSLGEMADHELPTLPQVVTGPDRYIAGEPTMALESLEGADRLEARLRPPSPAKHGLYGRPTVVHTPRTLAQVRQAIRSPERFDAADSDPGTRLVTIGGDVEDRATVELPTGGSLADAREAVEFAGSGAVKMAVVGGQFGGLTRSLDLAPSAPALAGADLGTDGVVELFGESQCAVATAGSRAAFAKSENCGRCVPCREGSKQLTDLLRDVYDGEYKSGKLAELTRVMETSSTCSFGRDAARTVATAMDEFETEFEAHAEGRCPSGACRSEKP; this is encoded by the coding sequence ATGGAAGACGTACCCGGTGTAGTTTCTGAGACGACCGCCGTCCGCGTCTCGGACGGTGCTTCCGGCGTCGTTTTCGACGCCGCCCTCGAAGCGGCGTCCTCGGTACCCGTCGTCACCGTCGGGTCGCCCGGAATCTCCGCGCTCGAACCGCTGGTGCTGGCGACCCACGACGGCCACACGGCGTTCTACGCTGACTGCACGCCCGAGCAAGCGAGGGGTGTTGTCGAAGCACTCGAAGACGGTGAGCTACCGGAGGGAGAAGACAGGGGCGTCGAGCACGACTCCGAGACGAAGACGCTCCCAGTTCCGGCAGACGGCCCGCTCGCGGTCGGCGAGCGGCACGTCCTCGAACGCGTCGGGTGGGTGGACCCCACGAGCGTGGCCGACTACGAATCGTTCGCATTCGAGAGAGCGACAGGTGACGCAGAAGCAGAAATTTCGAACCTCGGCCTGCTCGGCAGAGGCCGCGGCGACGGCGCGACAGACGTGCCAGTCGCCGAGGCGTGGCAGACCGCACGTGAATCAGAGGGCGACCCAGTGGTCGTCGTCAACGCCAACGAAGCCGACGAGCGCAATCAGACCGACGAAATTCTACTCGAAGGCGCGCCCGCCGACGTTCTCGACGGTGCGCTCGCAGTCGCGGAGTTCGTCGGCGCGGACGACGTGGTCGTCTACTGCAACGAGGAGGACGTACTCGCTCAGCGACGACTACAGGAGACGATTCAATCGCTCGGAGAGATGGCCGACCACGAACTACCCACGCTCCCGCAGGTCGTCACCGGGCCGGACCGCTATATCGCCGGCGAACCCACGATGGCACTCGAATCACTGGAAGGAGCCGACCGACTGGAAGCGCGGCTTCGACCGCCGTCGCCCGCGAAGCACGGACTCTACGGGCGGCCCACGGTCGTCCACACGCCGCGGACGTTGGCCCAGGTTCGACAGGCGATTCGCTCGCCCGAGCGATTCGATGCTGCGGATTCGGACCCCGGAACGCGACTGGTGACGATTGGGGGCGATGTGGAGGACCGGGCGACTGTCGAGTTGCCGACCGGCGGGTCGCTCGCCGACGCACGCGAGGCAGTCGAATTCGCGGGGTCAGGCGCAGTGAAGATGGCCGTCGTCGGCGGGCAGTTCGGCGGCCTGACTCGCTCGTTGGACCTCGCGCCGAGTGCTCCCGCGCTCGCTGGGGCAGACTTGGGCACCGACGGCGTCGTGGAACTGTTCGGCGAGTCGCAGTGCGCGGTGGCCACTGCTGGTTCGCGTGCCGCCTTCGCCAAATCGGAGAACTGCGGGCGCTGTGTCCCCTGCCGCGAGGGGTCAAAGCAGTTGACCGACTTGCTCCGGGACGTCTACGACGGCGAGTACAAATCCGGAAAGCTCGCCGAGTTGACCCGCGTGATGGAGACGAGTAGCACCTGTTCGTTCGGCCGGGACGCCGCCCGCACCGTAGCAACGGCAATGGACGAGTTCGAGACAGAATTCGAAGCACACGCCGAGGGACGCTGTCCGAGCGGCGCGTGCAGGAGTGAGAAACCATGA